The following proteins are co-located in the Candidatus Zixiibacteriota bacterium genome:
- a CDS encoding dockerin type I repeat-containing protein codes for MTKRISTILILSLLVVAFVALSAQAVKSPEESPRVINPLVYKSLQYAFPDATNSGTLNANPATELGDGVSLGNSVSTSPPWPGVKIGDTYYDYQHNGRMTRMVDWGNDVAGGEGFMVHFLWTRLATEVTENRHYAYNVYYAGGGQAGTFLGQVKIQPDGEYAGYVSLDVTQDGRAVLGGHNNQGSGYQPHIYWDFGPGFGFFGMNRRVPDTTLAAGTAQDPNDSLKSAIWPSIRYHETPGKADPVTHVFTQVSEPGAGDAQAIIYFRKVGENDTGEWDFPPYVPDTVFDIAQDVACSEVTGKVALTWIANRPDDGDCDTCSSQSGQNFVQWDNDIYYQISNNYGAPGSWLPRVNLTQNQDGVDGHRPYTDLQSLITSDEDLHIVWGARFWPADANSGGQAGLLRGRVFHWGENLGFVKATGNIRTAANLEWDQTTCNGGAWQLNGSKMNVSECDGKLYVLWTQFNDVVNGIEEDCHNRAFGAGGDAFGSANGDLYMAVSDDGGLTWDIPRNLTNTRTPHCDSATGAVGECRSEHWSSMNRHGTNLGGDMSSAEVVDPTGSYTGAYFLDVQYIGDPDPGGIVQDEGTWQQADVRWFRLPCVEPVPTSCWCPSGWTGIDYPEYTKHGTQYDKPLTVENFGNVPANFETQLNEDPGPYSGWLSVSPSLESGTINSGANNTISGTVTINEGGTINAPGTIVNLTGNMTVTGNMNGSPYVFPINFFIVDTIVPPVFDTITTGCFSLVVSNMGNWGNQGAGHVNLDFFDFGDCDDLEAAEDTIPGDATVYAYDASPVICWPDGDSVICNWSIFGTTYISDEGFVPVGHLASVPFFRGMSCDSIPESLFIDDTYFSEFTTHDTGILIEKWWVHPDQSASQGSNFIIQILRITVLDSTTHTDLNIGEAIDWDIPADTASRNRSGFEAGERLVYLQGSEYNEDPEECQENSDRYGGIELLRTMEIDGVDTTESSDPYGAWSGSNALWVYPAGGFIPEQLDSLMTAREGYVLSDSLDADLHSVMTFKSGYTLTPTTTLWVFKCLITSRLGFAAFIASAQECHDYFDEYVPKPTCSCCVGIRGDLNGDGRIDISDLVWLVDWMFTGGPPPPCLEQADVNADGVIDISDLVWLVDFMFTGGPPPIPCP; via the coding sequence ATGACAAAGAGAATTTCGACGATTCTGATCCTCTCCTTACTAGTGGTCGCTTTTGTGGCCCTGTCGGCTCAGGCCGTTAAATCGCCCGAAGAGTCGCCGCGGGTAATCAACCCGCTGGTGTACAAGTCACTCCAGTACGCATTCCCGGACGCGACCAACTCAGGTACGCTCAACGCCAACCCGGCCACCGAGCTGGGCGATGGCGTCTCGCTGGGTAACTCAGTAAGTACCTCTCCGCCGTGGCCCGGTGTCAAGATTGGTGATACTTACTACGACTACCAGCATAACGGTCGTATGACCCGCATGGTAGACTGGGGCAATGACGTAGCCGGCGGTGAAGGCTTCATGGTCCACTTTCTGTGGACGCGTTTGGCCACCGAAGTGACGGAAAACCGCCATTATGCCTACAACGTCTACTACGCCGGCGGTGGCCAGGCCGGCACATTCCTCGGTCAGGTTAAGATTCAGCCCGACGGTGAATACGCCGGATATGTTTCTCTGGATGTCACTCAGGACGGCCGCGCCGTTCTCGGTGGTCACAACAACCAGGGTTCAGGTTACCAGCCTCATATTTACTGGGACTTCGGCCCCGGTTTCGGCTTCTTTGGTATGAATCGTCGTGTACCGGACACTACTTTGGCCGCCGGTACCGCTCAGGATCCCAACGACTCCCTGAAGTCGGCTATCTGGCCGTCAATTCGCTATCATGAGACGCCGGGCAAGGCCGATCCGGTCACCCACGTCTTCACACAGGTTTCCGAACCGGGCGCCGGTGATGCACAGGCTATCATCTACTTCCGTAAGGTCGGTGAGAATGACACCGGCGAATGGGATTTCCCGCCATACGTTCCTGACACGGTGTTCGACATCGCGCAGGATGTGGCTTGCTCCGAGGTCACCGGCAAGGTCGCTCTGACCTGGATTGCCAACCGTCCCGACGACGGTGACTGCGACACCTGTTCCAGCCAGTCCGGCCAGAACTTTGTCCAGTGGGACAACGACATCTACTATCAGATATCAAACAACTACGGCGCCCCGGGCTCCTGGCTGCCGCGTGTCAACCTGACTCAGAATCAGGATGGCGTCGATGGCCACCGCCCTTACACCGACTTGCAGTCCCTGATCACTTCAGACGAAGACCTGCACATCGTGTGGGGTGCACGTTTCTGGCCGGCCGACGCCAACAGTGGCGGCCAGGCCGGTCTCTTGCGTGGCCGTGTTTTCCATTGGGGTGAGAATCTGGGCTTTGTGAAAGCTACCGGTAATATCCGTACCGCGGCCAATCTCGAATGGGACCAAACCACGTGTAACGGTGGCGCCTGGCAGCTTAACGGCTCCAAGATGAACGTCTCAGAATGCGACGGCAAGTTGTATGTTCTTTGGACCCAGTTCAATGATGTCGTCAACGGTATCGAAGAAGACTGTCACAACCGCGCCTTCGGTGCCGGTGGTGATGCCTTCGGTTCGGCCAACGGCGACCTCTATATGGCCGTCTCCGACGACGGTGGTCTCACCTGGGATATCCCTCGCAATCTGACCAACACCCGCACACCGCACTGCGACTCTGCGACCGGCGCGGTTGGCGAGTGCCGTAGTGAGCACTGGTCCTCCATGAATCGTCATGGTACCAATCTGGGCGGTGACATGAGCAGTGCTGAAGTTGTCGATCCTACCGGCAGCTACACCGGCGCTTACTTCCTCGATGTACAGTACATCGGCGATCCCGATCCCGGTGGTATCGTGCAGGACGAAGGCACCTGGCAACAAGCCGACGTGCGTTGGTTCCGTCTGCCTTGTGTCGAGCCGGTTCCGACCTCTTGCTGGTGTCCCAGCGGCTGGACCGGCATCGACTATCCTGAGTACACCAAACATGGTACTCAGTACGACAAGCCGCTGACTGTCGAGAACTTCGGTAACGTGCCTGCCAACTTTGAAACACAGTTGAACGAAGATCCTGGCCCTTACTCCGGTTGGCTGTCCGTTTCTCCTTCACTTGAGTCTGGAACCATCAACTCAGGCGCCAATAACACCATTAGCGGTACTGTTACCATCAACGAAGGTGGTACAATCAACGCTCCCGGTACGATTGTGAACCTGACGGGTAACATGACTGTCACCGGTAACATGAACGGCTCGCCCTATGTGTTCCCGATCAACTTCTTCATCGTTGACACAATCGTGCCGCCGGTATTCGACACAATTACCACCGGTTGTTTCTCGCTGGTCGTATCCAACATGGGTAACTGGGGTAACCAGGGCGCCGGTCATGTCAATCTTGACTTCTTTGACTTTGGTGACTGCGACGACCTGGAAGCTGCTGAGGATACTATCCCCGGCGACGCCACGGTCTATGCCTACGACGCCTCCCCGGTCATCTGCTGGCCGGACGGTGACTCGGTCATCTGCAACTGGTCGATCTTCGGTACCACTTATATTTCCGACGAAGGCTTCGTGCCGGTCGGTCACCTTGCGTCGGTGCCGTTCTTCCGCGGCATGTCCTGCGACTCCATACCAGAGTCTCTTTTCATCGACGATACCTACTTTTCTGAGTTCACAACTCATGACACCGGTATCCTGATCGAGAAGTGGTGGGTACATCCGGATCAAAGCGCTTCCCAGGGCTCCAATTTCATAATTCAGATCCTGCGGATCACCGTGCTTGACAGTACGACGCATACCGATCTGAACATCGGTGAAGCCATCGACTGGGATATCCCGGCCGACACTGCATCGCGCAACCGTTCCGGCTTTGAGGCCGGCGAGCGGCTGGTCTACCTACAGGGTTCTGAGTACAATGAAGACCCCGAAGAGTGTCAGGAGAACTCAGACCGCTACGGTGGTATTGAGCTTCTCAGGACAATGGAGATCGATGGAGTTGATACTACCGAGAGCTCCGATCCTTACGGCGCCTGGTCCGGTAGTAACGCCCTTTGGGTCTACCCGGCCGGTGGCTTTATCCCGGAACAGTTAGACAGCTTGATGACCGCTCGCGAGGGATATGTCCTTTCGGATTCACTCGATGCCGATCTGCACTCGGTTATGACCTTCAAATCCGGCTACACGCTTACCCCGACCACAACGCTCTGGGTTTTCAAATGTTTGATCACCAGTCGTTTGGGCTTTGCGGCCTTTATCGCCTCGGCGCAGGAGTGTCATGATTATTTTGATGAATACGTGCCCAAGCCGACTTGTAGTTGCTGCGTAGGCATTCGCGGTGACCTTAACGGTGACGGTAGGATCGACATCTCCGATCTCGTCTGGTTAGTGGACTGGATGTTCACTGGTGGACCGCCGCCGCCCTGCCTCGAACAAGCCGATGTAAACGCCGACGGCGTGATCGATATTTCCGATCTCGTCTGGCTGGTCGACTTCATGTTCACTGGTGGTCCGCCGCCGATCCCATGTCCGTAG
- a CDS encoding putative Ig domain-containing protein: MDLKKSDVIIDGGLVVKKKKTDRRSKYLYALVLAVVAAMPLSAFAQGSIFGTVQNTDLSTPANGDISFVGFLDDTDEEIRIESSTGAGYDAGNWFDDFQNYLTEAPGNPYDYYFYNLANDEGFHLGKAIPNNSFQQENIQLAAVAWPFKPTGLTGMAVSTSSVVIGWNSSPGMTYHVYRRVATSSGSFFRVDDPTGSLANAGVSDSFFVDVTVDGVSSYNYLIVAEDGSGNYSQHSDVATVNSSVVAAPVVVAINPDSGLTLGGTVVTITGSGFDMAGAGALVGAASLTGVTVVSPYEITGTTQAGTAGLADVSVTNLASGQLSNILVGGYNYISNSLPILAAIGPQNVTEGQLLAFTATATDADGGFPVMTSSALPAGATYVDNGDGSGSFDWTPGFFDDGVYNVTFYATDDLQPSLIDSEQVVITVIEAGNQLPVLAAIGPQVGTENSLLTFAVSATDIESTPVMTTSTLPSGASYVDNGDGSGDFNWTPGFTDAGTYNVTFYATDDSAAVDSEQVVITINEVGNQSPVLAAIGAQSTTENVNLNFGINASDPDATIPSLTTSTLPTGATFVDNGDGSGTFDWTPGFTDAGAYNVTFYASDGPAVDSEAVVITVNEAGNQSPVLAAIGAQSTTEDVNLNFGITATDPDATIPSLTTSTLPTGATFVDNGDGSGTFDWTPSFTDAGTYNVTFYAGDGSAADSEAVVITVNESGNQSPILAAIGAQSTTENVNLNFGISASDPDATIPSLTTSTLPTGATFVDNGDGSGTFDWTPSFTDAGTYDVTFYADDGTASDSEGVVITVNEAGNQSPVLAAIGAQSTTEDVNLNFGINASDPDATIPSLTTSTLPTGATFVDNGDGSGTFDWTPGFTDAGAYNVTFYADDGTASDSEAVVITVNEAGNQSPILAAIGAQSTTEDVNLNFGINASDPDATIPSLTTSTLPTGATFVDNGDGSGTFDWTPGFTDAGAYNVTFYADDGTAADSEAVVITVNEAGNQDPVLAAIGPQGTNEDVNLNFVVTATDPDATTPALSTSALPTGATFVDNLDGTGTFDWTPGFTDAGIYNVTFYASDGPAADSEAVVITIAESGNQSPVLAAIGAQSTTENVNLNFGVTATDPDATIPTLSTSTLPTGATFVDNLDGSGTFDWTPSFIDAGSYNVTFYADDGALIDSEQVVITVNEAGNQSPVLAAIGPQLTVEDVLLNFIVTATDPDADIPTLTTSTLPTGASFVDNGDGSGSFDWLPGFTDAGTYNVTFYADDGALIDSEQVVIDVLDAENQIPVLALIGPQTIDENVNLNFTVSATDPDATIPALSISTPPTGATFVDNGDGSGVFDWTPDFTQAGIHNITFYANDGLLVDSEIVVITVNEVGNQPPVLAPIGPQTITEGANLNFVVTSSDPDGTIPLMTNSILPAGATYTDNADGTGTFDWTPDFTQAGAYNVTFYADDGLVADSEAVTITVNDAGNQIPTLNAIGPQTVVEGLNLNFIVSATDPDTDIPLLSTSTLPTGATFVDNGDGTAVFDWTPDFTQANAYNVTFYADDGALIDSEQVVITVTESGNHDPVLDSIRARVAFEGINLNFLVTASDSDGTIPALSAVSLPTGATFVDNLDGTGNFDWTPDFLSAGVYNVMFYADDGVALPDSELVQITVSESGDQPPVITAIPDTSVAEGDILELVITASDPEGGFVSIAASTLMNHVTFVDSGNGVAVLTYAPDYFDAGEDSVLIFASEVAPPYQASSQTFVVTTLEANQPPLFDSIGPFTVAVEDSLTFLVTVTDTTDADTAGIVLMTMLVSPPNATFVDNGDNTGRFIFHPDHGMEGLDTATFLAVDQGTPQLSTTMDVEITVVGTNIPPVLDSIGPQAVTEGNTLVINVSASDPDGGLPIFLSVDSLIDNAAFIDNLDNTGLFTFSPTFLQAGLYSVTFMADDGVDVTEELVLIQVVEAGNQAPVFDPLPSPSVTEGTTLVDSITAQDPELELITYSIDSLTMPSNFTFTDSGNGVAWFGFAPDFVQAGIYDITLFAHDGADSTAAVLTVDVVEAGNQFPSLSPLSNVTVDELNTVSFLVGAADIDGPPPIMTTSALPGTATFEDPDADNIYVFEWTTTQEDSGSYSVWFYATDADFPSDIDSAEVIITVVDVNRTPWFLIPFNQPDSVMELDTLLFTFMAWDDDGSIPNIEIDVNGTGGLLPNMTVDLTWDGAINNGVLTFVPDYSQGDDNPTFVFMKVHVIDEFDPLLRDSSGTQTIKVYDRNQAPTMQFSDGIGPFNLTEGQNLNFNVQAADDRDVPLLRVEGLPDSNYTITQPSSDIVLFDFTPDFTQAGQYSLSFIADDLEGLSDTQLVDIIVVEAGNQPPVWSVVLPDTIDVFIGFPYTQALAASDPEATPVTLDAAPFVTNATWSVVGDTGTYYFNPELSQVGQVFQITFTATDSTGLATPMVTNFAVLSALRGDIDGNDKYTLNDVVMLAGYIFRGGVAPNPMEVGDADMSGTVDVADIVYMINFLYHAGPRPPQ; the protein is encoded by the coding sequence ATGGATTTGAAAAAAAGTGACGTTATAATAGATGGAGGTTTGGTGGTGAAGAAAAAGAAAACAGATCGCAGGTCAAAATACCTGTATGCGCTGGTGCTGGCAGTGGTGGCGGCAATGCCGTTGTCTGCCTTCGCCCAGGGTTCCATATTCGGGACCGTGCAAAACACCGATCTGTCTACACCGGCCAATGGCGATATTAGCTTTGTAGGTTTCCTGGATGATACGGACGAAGAGATCAGGATCGAATCCTCAACCGGTGCCGGCTACGATGCCGGCAACTGGTTTGACGATTTCCAGAACTATCTTACCGAAGCACCCGGAAATCCATACGATTATTACTTCTACAATCTGGCCAACGACGAAGGGTTCCATTTGGGCAAGGCTATTCCCAACAACTCGTTCCAGCAGGAGAATATCCAGTTGGCGGCGGTGGCCTGGCCGTTCAAACCGACCGGCCTTACGGGCATGGCCGTATCAACCAGCTCGGTAGTGATCGGATGGAACTCATCCCCCGGCATGACCTACCATGTTTACCGACGGGTGGCTACCTCCAGCGGTTCTTTCTTCCGCGTTGATGATCCCACTGGTTCGCTGGCCAATGCAGGCGTTTCGGACAGCTTCTTTGTCGACGTCACTGTTGACGGTGTCAGTTCGTACAATTATCTGATCGTCGCCGAAGATGGCTCCGGCAACTATTCGCAGCACTCCGATGTAGCCACCGTTAATTCCTCTGTGGTGGCGGCGCCGGTTGTGGTTGCTATCAACCCCGACAGCGGCCTGACCCTGGGTGGAACGGTGGTGACTATCACTGGTTCCGGTTTTGATATGGCCGGCGCCGGTGCGCTGGTGGGCGCCGCCTCTCTGACCGGTGTCACGGTCGTCTCACCGTATGAGATCACCGGTACCACGCAGGCGGGAACTGCCGGACTGGCCGACGTATCCGTGACCAACCTGGCCTCGGGGCAGTTGTCCAACATACTGGTTGGTGGATACAACTACATCTCGAACTCGCTACCCATCCTGGCCGCAATTGGACCTCAAAACGTCACCGAGGGACAACTACTGGCCTTCACCGCGACCGCGACCGATGCCGACGGCGGCTTCCCGGTAATGACCAGTTCCGCCCTACCCGCCGGTGCGACATACGTCGACAACGGCGACGGCAGTGGTAGTTTCGACTGGACGCCTGGTTTCTTCGACGATGGTGTGTATAACGTCACATTCTACGCCACCGACGACCTGCAACCGAGTCTGATTGATTCAGAACAAGTGGTAATCACAGTTATCGAAGCCGGTAACCAGCTTCCGGTATTAGCCGCGATCGGTCCGCAAGTGGGAACAGAAAACAGTCTGCTCACATTCGCCGTCTCAGCTACTGACATTGAAAGCACGCCGGTGATGACCACCTCCACGCTACCGAGCGGCGCTTCTTATGTAGACAACGGCGATGGCTCAGGCGATTTCAACTGGACTCCCGGCTTCACCGATGCCGGTACCTACAATGTCACGTTTTATGCGACCGACGACTCGGCGGCGGTTGACTCCGAGCAAGTCGTGATAACTATTAACGAAGTGGGCAATCAGTCACCCGTGCTGGCCGCTATCGGTGCGCAAAGTACGACTGAAAACGTGAACCTGAACTTTGGCATAAATGCCTCTGATCCTGACGCAACGATTCCAAGTCTGACCACTTCGACCCTGCCGACCGGTGCGACCTTTGTTGACAACGGTGATGGTTCCGGCACGTTCGACTGGACGCCGGGCTTCACCGATGCCGGGGCATATAACGTCACTTTCTACGCCTCCGATGGACCGGCTGTTGACAGCGAAGCCGTTGTCATCACCGTCAACGAAGCAGGCAACCAATCACCTGTGCTGGCCGCCATTGGCGCCCAAAGCACAACTGAAGACGTCAACCTGAACTTCGGTATAACTGCCACTGATCCTGACGCAACGATTCCAAGTCTGACCACTTCGACTCTGCCGACCGGTGCGACGTTTGTAGACAACGGTGACGGCTCCGGCACGTTCGACTGGACACCGAGCTTTACCGATGCCGGGACGTATAACGTCACATTCTATGCCGGCGACGGCAGTGCAGCTGACAGCGAGGCTGTTGTCATTACTGTCAACGAATCCGGTAACCAGTCCCCGATACTGGCTGCGATCGGTGCCCAGAGCACTACCGAAAACGTCAACCTGAACTTCGGGATAAGTGCCTCTGATCCTGACGCAACGATTCCAAGTCTGACCACGTCGACCCTGCCGACCGGTGCGACCTTTGTAGACAACGGTGACGGCTCCGGAACCTTCGACTGGACACCGAGCTTTACCGATGCCGGGACGTATGACGTCACCTTCTATGCCGACGACGGCACGGCCTCTGACAGCGAAGGCGTTGTCATCACGGTTAACGAGGCCGGAAACCAGTCACCTGTATTAGCCGCGATTGGTGCTCAGAGCACGACCGAAGACGTCAATCTAAACTTCGGCATAAATGCCTCTGATCCTGATGCAACGATTCCAAGTCTGACCACTTCGACCCTGCCGACCGGCGCGACCTTTGTCGACAACGGTGACGGTTCCGGGACCTTCGACTGGACACCCGGCTTTACCGATGCCGGTGCGTACAACGTTACCTTCTACGCCGACGACGGCACGGCCAGCGACAGTGAAGCTGTTGTCATCACGGTCAACGAGGCCGGTAACCAGTCACCAATCCTGGCCGCCATTGGTGCCCAGAGCACTACCGAAGACGTCAACCTGAATTTCGGCATAAATGCCTCTGATCCTGACGCAACGATTCCAAGTCTGACCACTTCGACTCTTCCGACCGGTGCGACCTTCGTTGATAATGGCGACGGCTCGGGAACGTTCGACTGGACACCCGGCTTCACCGATGCCGGCGCCTACAACGTGACGTTCTACGCCGACGACGGCACGGCCGCCGACAGTGAAGCGGTTGTGATTACCGTCAACGAGGCCGGAAACCAGGATCCGGTGTTGGCCGCTATAGGTCCCCAGGGAACCAACGAAGATGTCAACCTGAACTTCGTGGTAACCGCTACCGATCCGGATGCGACCACCCCCGCCTTGTCGACCTCGGCCCTGCCGACCGGCGCGACCTTTGTCGACAACTTGGACGGTACGGGCACGTTCGACTGGACGCCCGGATTTACCGATGCGGGCATCTACAACGTCACCTTCTACGCCTCCGACGGACCGGCTGCCGACAGCGAGGCGGTGGTCATAACCATTGCCGAATCCGGCAACCAGTCACCTGTCCTGGCCGCTATCGGCGCTCAAAGCACGACTGAAAATGTAAACCTGAATTTCGGTGTTACGGCCACTGATCCGGATGCTACTATCCCGACGCTGTCGACCTCGACTCTGCCCACCGGTGCGACGTTTGTTGACAACCTGGACGGCAGCGGTACCTTCGACTGGACACCCAGCTTCATCGATGCGGGCAGCTACAACGTGACTTTTTACGCCGACGACGGCGCCCTGATTGACTCAGAACAGGTCGTGATCACGGTCAACGAGGCTGGTAACCAGTCCCCGGTTCTGGCCGCAATCGGACCGCAATTAACAGTTGAGGATGTTTTGCTCAACTTCATTGTGACTGCGACTGATCCTGACGCCGACATACCGACCCTTACAACCTCAACGCTGCCTACCGGTGCATCTTTCGTCGACAACGGCGACGGTTCAGGCTCATTTGACTGGCTGCCCGGCTTCACCGACGCTGGAACGTACAACGTCACTTTCTATGCCGATGACGGTGCTCTGATCGATAGTGAACAGGTTGTCATTGATGTGCTTGACGCTGAAAACCAAATTCCGGTTTTGGCTCTGATCGGTCCGCAAACCATTGACGAAAACGTCAATCTGAACTTCACCGTTTCGGCAACCGACCCGGATGCTACCATCCCGGCACTCTCGATATCCACACCCCCGACCGGTGCGACATTTGTCGACAACGGCGACGGCAGCGGTGTTTTCGATTGGACACCCGACTTCACTCAGGCCGGGATACACAACATCACATTCTATGCCAACGACGGTTTGCTGGTCGACAGCGAAATCGTTGTGATAACCGTCAACGAAGTCGGCAACCAGCCGCCCGTACTTGCGCCTATCGGACCCCAGACGATCACCGAAGGGGCCAACTTGAACTTCGTTGTCACTTCCAGCGATCCCGATGGCACTATCCCGCTCATGACCAACTCAATCCTGCCGGCGGGAGCCACCTATACTGATAATGCCGACGGCACCGGCACTTTCGACTGGACGCCTGATTTCACTCAAGCCGGAGCCTACAACGTTACTTTCTATGCCGATGATGGCCTGGTAGCCGACAGTGAAGCTGTTACCATAACGGTCAACGATGCCGGAAACCAGATCCCGACCTTGAACGCTATCGGCCCGCAAACGGTTGTTGAAGGACTCAACCTCAACTTCATCGTGTCAGCCACCGATCCGGATACGGATATCCCGTTGCTGTCTACCTCCACGCTGCCGACCGGCGCCACGTTTGTCGATAACGGCGACGGCACCGCTGTCTTCGACTGGACGCCCGACTTCACCCAGGCTAATGCCTACAATGTCACTTTCTACGCCGATGATGGTGCTCTGATCGACAGCGAACAGGTAGTCATCACGGTGACCGAATCCGGTAACCACGACCCGGTACTCGACTCGATCAGAGCCAGGGTTGCCTTTGAAGGTATCAACCTGAACTTCCTGGTTACGGCCAGCGATTCAGACGGCACCATACCGGCCCTGTCGGCTGTCTCATTGCCGACCGGCGCCACCTTTGTGGACAACCTGGACGGCACAGGTAACTTCGACTGGACGCCCGACTTCTTATCGGCCGGTGTTTACAACGTGATGTTCTACGCAGACGACGGTGTAGCCTTGCCGGACAGTGAACTGGTACAGATCACCGTGAGCGAGTCCGGCGACCAACCACCGGTCATCACAGCTATTCCCGACACTTCGGTGGCCGAGGGAGACATCCTTGAATTGGTCATAACGGCATCAGATCCCGAAGGTGGATTTGTCTCCATCGCCGCGAGTACACTCATGAACCACGTCACCTTTGTCGACAGCGGAAACGGAGTGGCCGTGCTGACCTATGCGCCGGACTACTTCGACGCCGGTGAGGACTCGGTACTCATTTTCGCATCCGAAGTGGCGCCGCCATACCAGGCCAGTTCGCAAACATTCGTTGTCACCACGCTGGAAGCCAACCAGCCGCCTTTGTTTGACTCAATCGGGCCGTTCACTGTGGCTGTCGAAGACTCCTTGACTTTCCTGGTCACAGTCACCGACACCACCGACGCCGACACGGCCGGAATCGTCCTCATGACCATGCTGGTTTCGCCGCCCAACGCTACTTTTGTGGACAACGGCGACAACACCGGACGCTTTATCTTCCATCCCGACCACGGCATGGAAGGTCTCGACACCGCCACCTTCCTGGCCGTCGACCAGGGCACGCCCCAGTTGAGCACGACCATGGATGTTGAAATCACGGTGGTGGGCACTAACATCCCGCCGGTTCTTGACTCTATCGGTCCCCAAGCGGTCACCGAGGGTAATACTCTGGTAATCAATGTTTCCGCCAGCGATCCGGACGGTGGCCTGCCGATTTTCCTGTCGGTCGACTCCCTGATTGACAACGCCGCGTTTATCGACAACCTCGACAACACCGGCCTGTTCACCTTCAGCCCCACTTTCCTCCAGGCAGGGCTGTACTCGGTCACATTCATGGCTGATGACGGTGTGGACGTCACCGAAGAACTGGTGCTGATACAGGTTGTTGAAGCCGGCAACCAGGCGCCGGTCTTTGATCCCCTGCCGTCACCGTCTGTTACCGAGGGCACCACCCTGGTCGACAGCATCACGGCCCAGGACCCCGAGCTTGAACTGATAACATACAGCATAGATTCATTGACCATGCCGTCGAACTTCACCTTCACAGACTCAGGCAACGGTGTGGCCTGGTTCGGGTTCGCTCCCGATTTCGTGCAGGCCGGCATTTATGATATTACACTGTTCGCTCACGACGGCGCAGACTCGACAGCCGCGGTTCTTACAGTCGATGTGGTCGAGGCCGGAAATCAGTTCCCATCGTTGTCGCCGCTTTCAAACGTGACCGTTGATGAATTAAACACTGTTTCCTTCCTGGTCGGAGCTGCTGATATCGACGGCCCGCCGCCGATCATGACTACTTCGGCCCTGCCGGGCACGGCTACCTTCGAAGATCCGGATGCCGACAACATCTATGTCTTCGAATGGACCACCACCCAGGAGGACTCAGGCAGTTACAGTGTCTGGTTCTACGCCACTGACGCTGACTTCCCGAGTGATATCGACTCGGCCGAGGTGATCATCACGGTGGTCGATGTCAATCGTACACCATGGTTCCTGATTCCGTTCAACCAGCCGGACTCGGTCATGGAGCTCGACACGCTTCTGTTCACCTTTATGGCCTGGGACGATGACGGCTCGATCCCGAATATCGAGATCGATGTTAACGGTACCGGTGGGCTCCTGCCCAATATGACGGTGGATTTGACCTGGGACGGCGCCATCAATAACGGCGTGCTGACCTTTGTCCCCGATTACTCCCAGGGAGACGATAATCCGACTTTTGTCTTTATGAAAGTCCACGTGATTGATGAGTTCGATCCGCTCCTGAGAGATTCCTCGGGCACCCAGACGATCAAGGTATATGATCGCAATCAGGCGCCGACCATGCAGTTCTCAGACGGCATCGGACCGTTCAACCTGACCGAAGGTCAAAACCTGAACTTCAATGTTCAGGCCGCCGATGACCGCGATGTCCCGCTCTTGAGAGTGGAAGGCCTGCCCGACAGTAACTATACCATCACGCAACCTTCCAGTGACATCGTTCTGTTCGATTTCACGCCGGACTTCACTCAGGCCGGGCAATACTCCCTGTCGTTCATAGCCGATGACCTGGAAGGTTTGTCGGACACGCAGTTGGTTGACATCATTGTTGTCGAAGCCGGCAACCAGCCGCCTGTCTGGTCGGTTGTCCTGCCCGATACCATTGATGTGTTCATCGGCTTCCCGTACACTCAGGCGCTGGCCGCCAGCGACCCCGAAGCCACGCCGGTAACACTGGATGCGGCGCCATTTGTGACCAACGCCACTTGGTCGGTGGTCGGTGATACCGGGACCTATTACTTCAACCCCGAACTCTCCCAGGTGGGTCAGGTATTCCAGATAACATTCACGGCTACCGATTCGACCGGTCTGGCAACCCCGATGGTCACCAATTTCGCCGTACTCAGCGCTCTTAGAGGCGACATTGACGGCAACGACAAGTACACCTTGAATGACGTTGTCATGCTGGCCGGGTATATTTTCCGGGGCGGTGTCGCACCCAATCCCATGGAGGTTGGCGACGCCGACATGAGCGGCACGGTCGATGTGGCCGATATCGTTTATATGATCAACTTCCTGTACCATGCTGGTCCACGACCGCCGCAATAA